A window of Deltaproteobacteria bacterium contains these coding sequences:
- a CDS encoding methionine adenosyltransferase, producing MNVTSKRYLFTSESVTEGHPDKVADQISDAVLDCIIGQDPTARVACETLVTTGLAFIAGEISTTAYADLPEIVRRTVREIGYTSSEMGFDADTCAVLSSIDKQSPDIAQGVNRQSAEEQGAGDQGMMFGFACKETETLMPAPIYYAHKLSRRLTYVRKQKILDFLRPDGKTEVCFEYLNGVPTRVTHVVVAAQHDEEIAYQDLREAIIDEVVKKVLPAEMLGNDTKYYVNTTGRFVIGGPMGDCGLTGRKIIQDTYGGMGNHGGGAFSGKDPSKVDRSGAYMARYLAKNVVASGLAERCEVQIAYAIGVAEPVSVLVTGMGTGQVPDEVLTKAVLEVFDLRPYHILKRLDLLRPIYLKASCYGHFGRERPEFTWEKTDAVDDLRTAAKI from the coding sequence ATGAACGTCACATCTAAAAGGTATCTCTTCACCTCCGAGTCGGTGACCGAAGGCCATCCGGACAAGGTGGCCGACCAGATTTCCGACGCGGTCCTGGATTGCATTATCGGCCAGGACCCAACCGCCCGTGTGGCCTGCGAAACTCTGGTGACCACCGGCCTGGCCTTCATCGCCGGGGAGATCAGCACCACGGCATACGCCGACCTGCCGGAGATCGTTCGTAGAACCGTGCGCGAGATCGGGTACACCAGTTCTGAGATGGGCTTCGACGCCGACACCTGCGCCGTGCTATCCTCCATCGACAAGCAGTCCCCAGACATCGCCCAGGGGGTGAATCGGCAGAGTGCCGAGGAACAGGGGGCCGGAGACCAGGGCATGATGTTCGGGTTCGCCTGCAAGGAGACCGAGACCCTCATGCCCGCGCCCATCTACTACGCCCACAAGCTGTCCCGCCGACTGACATATGTCCGCAAGCAGAAGATCCTCGATTTCCTGCGGCCCGACGGCAAGACCGAGGTCTGCTTCGAGTATCTCAACGGGGTGCCGACCCGGGTGACTCATGTGGTCGTCGCCGCCCAGCACGACGAGGAGATCGCCTATCAGGATCTCCGCGAGGCCATCATCGACGAGGTGGTCAAGAAAGTATTGCCTGCCGAGATGTTGGGCAATGACACCAAGTACTACGTGAACACCACCGGCCGGTTCGTCATCGGCGGGCCCATGGGCGACTGCGGCCTGACAGGCCGCAAGATCATTCAGGACACCTACGGGGGCATGGGCAACCACGGCGGTGGGGCCTTTTCGGGCAAAGACCCGTCCAAGGTGGACCGGTCCGGGGCCTACATGGCCCGGTATTTGGCCAAGAATGTCGTTGCTTCCGGGCTGGCCGAGCGCTGCGAAGTCCAGATCGCCTACGCCATTGGCGTGGCCGAACCGGTTTCCGTGCTGGTCACCGGTATGGGCACGGGCCAGGTCCCGGATGAGGTTTTGACCAAAGCCGTTCTCGAGGTTTTTGATCTGCGGCCCTACCACATTCTGAAGCGTCTGGACCTGTTGCGGCCCATCTACCTGAAGGCTTCCTGCTACGGGCATTTCGGCCGGGAACGGCCGGAGTTTACCTGGGAGAAGACCGACGCCGTGGACGATCTGCGCACAGCGGCCAAGATTTAA
- a CDS encoding pantoate--beta-alanine ligase, which yields METIRRAEKMQRRCLAWRSEGLRIGLVPTMGFFHDGHLALIRQAGKLADRVVVSLFVNPTQFGPGEDLAAYPRDPEKDAVLAAENGADVMFCPDSAEMYAPDHSTWIEVAGVSKHLCGASRPGHFRGVATVVAKLFWICLPHAAVFGEKDWQQLAVIRRMVRDLNIPVEIVGHPIVREADGLAMSSRNAYLSPDEQRLAPYVQTGLVMARELYRKQSLDSAVEIEARLTAYYEKHLPGSRLDYASCVDGSSIEPVDRVDDTTVLAVALFLGRTRLIDNIRFGEDR from the coding sequence ATGGAAACGATTCGCAGGGCGGAGAAGATGCAGCGTCGCTGCCTGGCCTGGAGATCCGAGGGACTCCGGATCGGCCTTGTGCCGACCATGGGCTTTTTCCATGACGGACATCTGGCTTTGATCCGGCAGGCCGGAAAACTGGCCGACCGGGTGGTGGTTTCCCTGTTCGTCAATCCGACCCAGTTCGGACCGGGCGAGGACCTGGCGGCCTATCCCAGGGACCCGGAAAAGGACGCGGTCCTGGCCGCGGAGAACGGGGCCGACGTTATGTTCTGTCCGGATTCCGCCGAGATGTACGCCCCGGACCACTCGACCTGGATCGAGGTGGCCGGGGTATCCAAGCATTTGTGCGGGGCCTCACGACCTGGCCATTTCCGGGGAGTGGCCACGGTGGTGGCCAAACTCTTCTGGATCTGCCTGCCTCATGCGGCCGTGTTCGGGGAGAAGGACTGGCAGCAGTTGGCAGTCATCCGGCGGATGGTCCGGGACCTGAACATTCCGGTGGAGATCGTTGGTCATCCCATCGTCCGCGAGGCCGACGGCCTGGCCATGAGTTCCCGGAATGCCTATTTATCTCCGGACGAGCAGCGTCTGGCTCCGTACGTGCAGACCGGATTGGTCATGGCCAGGGAACTCTACCGCAAGCAGAGTTTGGACTCGGCCGTCGAGATCGAGGCCAGACTGACGGCCTACTACGAGAAACACCTGCCCGGGTCCCGCCTAGACTACGCGTCCTGCGTGGATGGGTCGAGCATCGAGCCCGTGGACAGGGTGGACGATACAACGGTTCTGGCTGTGGCTCTTTTTCTCGGCCGGACCAGACTGATCGACAACATCCGGTTCGGCGAGGACCGGTGA